Within the Rickettsiales bacterium genome, the region TTTCAATAATATCACCTTGCCTTTCAACCATTGTTGAAACTTTGATCGCGGAAATAACAAATCGCAAATCAACCGCCATAGGGTGTCTAAGGGCGATTATATTGGTTGAAAGTTTTTCAACTTGTTTTTCAAGTTCATTAATTTTATCATCAATATCGCGAACATTAACAATATATTCCGCCGCTTGATTGCTGATAGATTGCTTAAAAAGCCTCATAGAATCAGTAACAAGCAAGTTCATATCATAAAGGCTTGCAGTGATTTTTTTCAAATCTTGATCAAAAGCTGTAACGGTGTGATTTTTTAATTCTGGTGCCATTTTTGTAATTATTTATTGCGAATTATTAGTTTGAATTATAAGAGATTTATAAATCTAGTCAAAATATATGTTATTTTTATGAGCGTAATGTCTGATAAATGGATAGCCAAAATGGCAAAAGAGCAAAATATGATTGAGCCTTTTGCTGAAAAACAAGTTAAAACTGAAGCTAATAAGGGGCTTATTTCTTATGGCGTTTCATCATATGGTTATGATGCGAGGGTTTCAGATGAATTCAAAATATTCACTAATGTTGATTCTGCAATCGTAGACCCAAAAGATTTCTCGCCAAAAAGTTTTGTGGATAGAAAAACGGATATATGCGTTATTCCGCCAAACAGCTTTGCACTAGCTAGAACCATTGAATATTTCCGTATTCCCGAAGATGTTTTGGTTATTTGCGTTGGTAAATCTACCTATGCAAGGTGCGGTATTATAGTTAATGTTACACCGCTTGAACCAGGTTGGGAAGGACACGTAACCCTTGAATTTTCAAACACAACGCCACTTCCAGCGAAAATTTATGCAAATGAGGGTGCTTGCCAATTTTTATTCCTAAAAGGCAATGAACCCTGTGAAATTTCTTACAAAAATCGCTCTGGCAAATATATGGGGCAGAGGGGGGTTACATTACCTAAAATTTAGTGGTATAATGGGTTAATGTGAATAATATATATTTATAAACTGAATTCCAATTATGTTTAACGATCTAAACATCAAAAAAGAACAATTACCAAATACTATTCCAGTATTTCCGCTTACTGGTGCGTTGATTTTACCGGGTGTAGAATTACCACTCAATATTTTTGAGCCTAAATATGTTAAAATGGTTGATGATGCTTTATCTGAAAAAAGATTAATCGGAATTATCCAACCTAATAATAGTTTATTTTCAAAACTTAGTAAAACTAAGGGCCTATATAAATATGGCTGTGCTGGCAGAATCAGAGCGTTTAATGAAACCGATGATGGCAGATATTTAATAGTTCTTTCAGGAATTTCTCGTTTTGAAATTGAGGAAGAAATTCCAACCATAAGGGGTTATCGCAGGTTTAGAGTTAATTGGAATGAGTTTTTAGAAGATTTTAATTATCGCGATGAATGGGCTTCCTTCAAAATTGAACAAGGCAGAAAGGCATTATTTGAAAAGATTGATAGTTATTTAACAAAAGGCAATCATAATGCCTCCCTTGCAAGTATAAGCAGTTTTAACAATGTTGATGATGGTTTTATTGTTGATTTTTTAGCCTCATACTTGCCGTTTAATTCTGAAGAAAAACAATTATTTTTAGAATGCAAAACTCTGCAAGAGCGTGCAAAAGCTATGTTCAAAGTTTTAGGCCTTGCAGAAGCTGAGGCAAAATTTGCTAATATTAATAAAACAATTCATTAAAAAAATCCCTATGAATATTCCTATTTTTTTACTTGCTGGTGTTTTTATGCTTTTAACCCTTTTTACTTGCACAATCGGCATAGTTTTAATGGCAACAGGTGGTGAGAAAAACAAAAAATACGGCACAAGCCTAATGGCTGCAAGAGTTGGCCTGCAAGGAATTTCACTCGCCCTAGTTGCACTTGCTTTTATTTTTTAATATGCCTATAACCCTTGTATTTACTGGTATATTTGCCCTTTTTTATGTGTTTTTGATATTAAATGTAATATCATTTAGGCAGAAAAATAATCTTCCATATGGTGATGGCAATAACATTGAAATGATTAGAAGGCAGAGGGCTCAAGGAAATTTTGCGGAATATGTGCCTCTCGCACTTTTTATGTTAGGGCTTATGGAAATTGCTGATTTACCAAAATTTATAATTTTAATAATGGCTTTCGTGCTATTAATTGGCAGAATTTCTCACGCTTATGGCCTTTTAATTGCTGAAGGAAAAGGAATTCAAAACAGAAAAAACTTATTTCCAAGAATTGCAGGAATGATGCTAACAATCAGCTATTTTATGGTTTCCGCCCTAATTTGCATAACTATAGGTATAATTAAAATTTTCTAATGCAATATTCTCAGAAATTTTTGGAGAAGCTCTCTCAATTTGAAAAATTTGTTATTGAGACAAATCAAATTCACAATCTTATTTCCAAATCATCTGAAGCGGATATTAGGAATCGTCATAGTTTGGATTCTCTTAAGATTATTCCGTTTATTGAAAATAATTTAGCCCATAATAGAAAATTTATTATCTGTGATTTTGGCAGTGGGGCAGGGTTTCCAGCTATAACTAATGCATTATATTTTACTTATGAAAAGCCTATAGAGAACCTAAAAATTTATGCATTTGAATCTATAGGCAAAAAAACAAATTTTTTGAATGAGGCGAAAAATTTACTGGGGCTTGATAACATTGAAATTCGTAATCAAAGAATTGAATCTGAAAAAAATATTAAAGCTGATATTATTACTGCAAGGGCTTTTGCGAGCCTATCTGATATTTTTTCTATTTCAAAAAATTTCCTTAAAAAGGATACAAAATTCATTCTACATAAAGGTGCAAAAGTGATGGAAGAAATTAGCGAGGCTAAGAAAAAGCATAAATTCAAATATGATATTATCAAAAATCCAGATTCCGATGGCTGTATTTTACTTGCGGAAATTTAGCAAAATTGCTAGTAAGAATTTATAACAAAAATAGCGAAGCTATGAAATCACCAGTTGTTAGAGTTTTAGAGGAAAAGAGGCGTTCCGCAAGAATGGGCGGTGGGCAAAAGAGGATTGATTCTCAGCATGAAAGGGGCAAACTTACTGCTCGTGAGAGAATTGAAGTTCTGCTTGATCCTGATTCATTTGAAGAATTTGGAATGTTTGTTGAGCATCGCCAAAGTAATTTTGGTATGGCAGAAAATAAAACTCCGGGAGACGGCGTTGTAACTGGGCAAGGCACAATTAACGGCCGTTTAGTGTTTGTATATAGCCAAGATTTCACCGTTATGGGTGGCTCTATGAGTGAGGCTAATGCATCAAAGATATGTAAAATTATGGATCTCGCCGCAAAAGTTGGTGCGCCAGTTATAGGGATCAATGATTCTGGCGGTGCGAGGATTCAAGAAGGCGTTGATTCTCTCGCTGGCTATGGTGAAATTTTCCAAAGAAATGTTGATTATTCAGGCGTAATTCCTCAAATTTCCTTAATTATGGGGCCTTGTGCGGGTGGTGCGGTTTATTCCCCTGCTTTAACTGATTTCACTTTCATGGTGCGTAATTCATCTTATATGTTTGTTACTGGCCCTGAAGTTGTGAAAACCGTTACGCATGAAGATGTTACTCAAGAAGAACTTGGCGGTGCAATAATACACACTACAAAAACTGGTGTTTCTGATAGATCATTTGCCAATGATATTGATGCACTTCTGCAAACCCGCAGGCTGATTAACTTTTTGCCGCTTTGTAATAATGGCATAATCCCTTATCGTGAAACCCTTGACCCTGCTGATAGAATTGATTTATCTCTCAACACTTTAATCCCTGATAATCCGAATAAGCCTTATGATATGAAACAGCTTATTTTGAGTGTTGTTGATGAGGGTGATTTCTATGAAATTAAGCCAGATTACGCCCAAAATATAATCGTTGGTTTTGGCAGAATGCAAGGCAGAACCGTTGGTTTTGTTGCAAATCAGCCGATGGTTTTAGCTGGCTGTTTGGATATTGATGCTTCTGTAAAAGCGGCTCGTTTTATTAGATTTTGTGATGCTTATGAAATTCCAATCGTTAGCTTTATTGATGTTCCGGGCTTTTTACCGGGCGTTTCGCAAGAACATCACGGGATAATTCGCCACGGCGCAAAACTTCTTTATGCATATGCTGAGGCTTCCGTTCCGAAAATCAGCGTTATTACTCGTAAAGCCTATGGCGGTGCATATATTGTTATGAACTCCAAGCATTTAAGAGGTGATATAAATTACGCTTGGGCGAATGCTGAAATTGCGGTGATGGGTGCGGAAGGTGCATCAAAAATTCTCTACCGCGGTTTTGAAGGTGAGGAATTAAAAGCCAAAGAGCAAGAATATAAAGAGAAATTCGCAAACCCTTTCTATGCGGCATCTCGTGGCTATATTGATGATGTTATCCGCCCGCAAAATACTCGCTGGAGGATTTGCCACGCCCTTACGCTTCTTTATAAAAAGAAAGCCAACAAACCTTGGAAAAAACACGATAATCTGCCACTTTAGTTTATTTTATTGGCTCTGGAAAAATCTCCCTCTCCCGTTTACGGGGGAGGGCAGGGGCGGGGGCAATTGGCTTATGGTTAATAAGTGCTAAGCATAGATTTTATTAACTTTCTGCTATTGTTTACTCCCTCGCATTTATTGCTGGGTTAACCATAAAACAACTCATTGGAATCACTCAAC harbors:
- the dcd gene encoding dCTP deaminase — encoded protein: MSVMSDKWIAKMAKEQNMIEPFAEKQVKTEANKGLISYGVSSYGYDARVSDEFKIFTNVDSAIVDPKDFSPKSFVDRKTDICVIPPNSFALARTIEYFRIPEDVLVICVGKSTYARCGIIVNVTPLEPGWEGHVTLEFSNTTPLPAKIYANEGACQFLFLKGNEPCEISYKNRSGKYMGQRGVTLPKI
- the rsmG gene encoding 16S rRNA (guanine(527)-N(7))-methyltransferase RsmG, which codes for MQYSQKFLEKLSQFEKFVIETNQIHNLISKSSEADIRNRHSLDSLKIIPFIENNLAHNRKFIICDFGSGAGFPAITNALYFTYEKPIENLKIYAFESIGKKTNFLNEAKNLLGLDNIEIRNQRIESEKNIKADIITARAFASLSDIFSISKNFLKKDTKFILHKGAKVMEEISEAKKKHKFKYDIIKNPDSDGCILLAEI
- a CDS encoding PhoU domain-containing protein, whose protein sequence is MAPELKNHTVTAFDQDLKKITASLYDMNLLVTDSMRLFKQSISNQAAEYIVNVRDIDDKINELEKQVEKLSTNIIALRHPMAVDLRFVISAIKVSTMVERQGDIIEKAVRKIPGINPKLLPLYQPQLDEIANIIIEMLTHAIKG
- a CDS encoding MAPEG family protein; this encodes MPITLVFTGIFALFYVFLILNVISFRQKNNLPYGDGNNIEMIRRQRAQGNFAEYVPLALFMLGLMEIADLPKFIILIMAFVLLIGRISHAYGLLIAEGKGIQNRKNLFPRIAGMMLTISYFMVSALICITIGIIKIF
- a CDS encoding LON peptidase substrate-binding domain-containing protein: MFNDLNIKKEQLPNTIPVFPLTGALILPGVELPLNIFEPKYVKMVDDALSEKRLIGIIQPNNSLFSKLSKTKGLYKYGCAGRIRAFNETDDGRYLIVLSGISRFEIEEEIPTIRGYRRFRVNWNEFLEDFNYRDEWASFKIEQGRKALFEKIDSYLTKGNHNASLASISSFNNVDDGFIVDFLASYLPFNSEEKQLFLECKTLQERAKAMFKVLGLAEAEAKFANINKTIH
- a CDS encoding acyl-CoA carboxylase subunit beta, producing MKSPVVRVLEEKRRSARMGGGQKRIDSQHERGKLTARERIEVLLDPDSFEEFGMFVEHRQSNFGMAENKTPGDGVVTGQGTINGRLVFVYSQDFTVMGGSMSEANASKICKIMDLAAKVGAPVIGINDSGGARIQEGVDSLAGYGEIFQRNVDYSGVIPQISLIMGPCAGGAVYSPALTDFTFMVRNSSYMFVTGPEVVKTVTHEDVTQEELGGAIIHTTKTGVSDRSFANDIDALLQTRRLINFLPLCNNGIIPYRETLDPADRIDLSLNTLIPDNPNKPYDMKQLILSVVDEGDFYEIKPDYAQNIIVGFGRMQGRTVGFVANQPMVLAGCLDIDASVKAARFIRFCDAYEIPIVSFIDVPGFLPGVSQEHHGIIRHGAKLLYAYAEASVPKISVITRKAYGGAYIVMNSKHLRGDINYAWANAEIAVMGAEGASKILYRGFEGEELKAKEQEYKEKFANPFYAASRGYIDDVIRPQNTRWRICHALTLLYKKKANKPWKKHDNLPL